A stretch of the Arachis stenosperma cultivar V10309 chromosome 6, arast.V10309.gnm1.PFL2, whole genome shotgun sequence genome encodes the following:
- the LOC130934538 gene encoding sugar transport protein 10-like: protein MAGGAYIESGRRQYEGKVTAFVLITCFVAAMGGLLFGYDLGITGGVTSMEPFLVKFFPVVYQQMLDDSSTNQYCKFDNQLLTLFTSSLYLAALIASFFAATTSRLFGRKPSMFLGGLFFLLGALLNGFAINVEMLIIGRIFLGFGVGYCNQSVPIYLSEMAPAKIRGALNIGFQMMITIGILGANLINYATSKHQNGWRVSLGVGAVPAVLLCVGSLFLEETPNSLIERGQHVKAKTMLQKIRGTNNVDEEYQDLVDASEAASKVENPWKNITRRKYRPQLTFCSFIPFFQQLTGINVIMFYAPVLFTILGFGNDASLMSAVITGGVNVLATLVSVFCVDKFGRRLLFLEGGAQMLVSQIVVGIMIGMKFGLNGEGSFNKGEADILLLFICLYVAAFAWSWGPLGWLVPSEICSLEVRPAGQAINVAINMFFTFGIAQIFLSLLCHFKFGLFFFFAAWVLVMTIFIAFLLPETKNVPVEEMNYVWKSHWFWNKYIPECEDLVAGAYNNFEATPSN from the exons ATGGCAGGAGGTGCCTATATTGAAAGTGGTAGACGACAATACGAGGGAAAGGTGACAGCATTCGTGTTAATTACATGTTTCGTTGCTGCTATGGGAGGCCTTCTCTTTGGATATGATCTTGGTATCACGGGAGGAGTCACATCTATGGAACCATTCTTGGTTAAATTCTTTCCGGTTGTATATCAACAAATGCTGGATGATTCCAGTACCAATCAATATTGCAAGTTTGACAACCAGCTATTGACATTATTCACCTCCTCTCTGTATCTTGCAGCATTAATAGCTTCTTTTTTTGCTGCCACAACCTCAAGATTGTTCGGACGCAAACCATCCATGTTTTTGGGTGGcttattttttcttcttggAGCACTGTTGAATGGCTTTGCAATTAACGTTGAAATGCTTATCATCGGTCGAATATTTCTAGGTTTTGGTGTTGGATATTGTAATCAG TCTGTGCCGATTTACTTGTCTGAGATGGCTCCGGCTAAAATTAGAGGAGCACTCAACATTGGATTTCAAATGATGATCACAATCGGAATCCTAGGTGCAAACCTTATCAACTATGCAACCTCGAAGCACCAAAATGGGTGGAGAGTATCTTTGGGAGTTGGAGCTGTGCCAGCAGTTTTGCTGTGTGTAGGGTCTCTTTTCTTAGAGGAAACACCAAACTCTTTGATCGAAAGAGGGCAACATGTAAAAGCCAAGACAATGTTGCAGAAAATTCGTGGCACTAACAATGTTGATGAGGAATATCAAGATCTTGTTGATGCAAGTGAGGCGGCTAGTAAGGTGGAAAATCCATGGAAGAACATTACACGACGCAAATATAGGCCACAACTCACTTTCTGCTCTTTCATTCCTTTCTTCCAACAACTCACCGGAATTAATGTCATCATGTTTTATGCTCCAGTACTTTTTACCATTTTGGGCTTTGGCAATGATGCCTCCCTCATGTCTGCAGTTATCACAGGAGGTGTTAATGTTCTTGCTACACTTGTCTCTGTTTTCTGTGTAGACAAATTTGGAAGAAGGCTATTGTTTCTTGAAGGTGGCGCTCAGATGCTTGTTTCTCAG ATTGTGGTTGGAATCATGATCGGCATGAAGTTTGGATTGAATGGTGAAGGATCATTTAATAAAGGAGAAGCAGACATCCTGTTGttgtttatttgtttatatGTGGCAGCATTTGCATGGTCATGGGGGCCACTAGGTTGGTTGGTACCAAGCGAAATATGTTCTCTTGAAGTTCGACCAGCAGGCCAAGCTATTAATGTGGCAATCAACATGTTCTTTACCTTTGGCATTGCTCAAATATTTCTTAGCTTGCTTTGCCATTTCAAGTTTggtctctttttcttctttgctGCTTGGGTGCTTGTCATGACCATTTTTATTGCCTTCTTGTTACCTGAGACTAAGAACGTCCCTGTTGAAGAAATGAACTATGTTTGGAAGTCTCACTGGTTTTGGAACAAGTATATACCTGAATGTGAAGATCTCGTTGCTGGGGCTTACAACAATTTCGAAGCTACTCCTTCAAATTAA